A portion of the Punica granatum isolate Tunisia-2019 chromosome 7, ASM765513v2, whole genome shotgun sequence genome contains these proteins:
- the LOC116213489 gene encoding uncharacterized protein LOC116213489 — MRPNWELRNCCNHDQVVFLVTVGVCTVVILALWRTILLKPFKLVTVFLHEASHAIACKLTCGHVEGIQVHADEGGTTQTRGGIYWIILPAGYLGSSFWGMLFVLASTNLLTARIAAGCLLLALVIVLFIAKNWTLRGLCIGFIVFLGVIWILQETTKVRVLRYVILFIGVMNSLFSVYDIYDDLISRRVLSSDAEKFAEVCPCPCNGAGWGAIWGLISLLFLCGAMYLGLVILS; from the exons ATGAGACCCAACTGGGAGCTCAGGAACTGCTGCAACCACGaccaagttgtcttcttggtcACTGTCGGAGTCTGCACTGTCGTTATTCTCGCG CTATGGAGGACTATATTGCTGAAGCCATTCAAGCTCGTTACGGTATTCCTACACGAGGCCAGCCATGCTATCGCTTGTAAACTCACGTGTGGCCAT GTGGAAGGGATACAAGTCCATGCAGATGAAGGCGGGACTACGCAAACGCGTGGTGGGATATATTGGATCATCTTGCCAGCTGGAT ATCTGGGGTCATCCTTCTGGGGAATGCTCTTTGTACTAGCATCCACAAATCTTCTAACAGCGAGAATTGCAGCGGGATGTTTGCTTCTGGCTCTTGTTATTGTACTCTTCATAGCAAAAAAT TGGACGCTTCGAGGGCTCTGTATAG GATTTATTGTATTCCTAGGAGTAATTTGGATACTCCAAGAGACAACAAAAGTTCGTGTTCTTCGTTACGTCATTCTTTTCATAG GTGTTATGAACAGCTTGTTTTCAGTTTATG ACATATACGATGATTTGATATCCCGCCGAGTACTCTCTAGTGACGCTGAGAAATTTGCTGAAGTTTGTCCTTGCCCCTGCAATGGAGCTGGATGGGGTGCCATTTG